One genomic region from Streptomyces sp. NBC_01304 encodes:
- a CDS encoding sigma-70 family RNA polymerase sigma factor has product MSHSSPADPMAEAFEAQRDRLRAVAHRMLGSHADAEDVVQEAWLRLSRQDAAVIQNLAGWLTTVVGRISLDVLRSRQTRPEASYDDGLSELVVTLDDGPVPEDDAVLADSVGLALLVVLESLRPSERLAFVLHDLFAVPFDEIAQILGKSTAATKMLAGRARKKVQATRRPNGVGREQREVVQAFLAAARRGDFEELLRVLDPDVKLTVDTPDGVVVALGATKVAAGAQLSASAATQGRTVLVNGLPGVVSWHEDGSPASVLAFTVTDGRITDISVVIDPAKLARMDLPDPA; this is encoded by the coding sequence ATGTCGCACAGCAGCCCGGCGGACCCGATGGCCGAGGCGTTCGAGGCCCAGCGCGACCGGCTGCGTGCGGTCGCCCACCGTATGCTCGGCTCGCACGCCGACGCCGAGGACGTGGTCCAGGAGGCCTGGCTGCGACTCTCCCGCCAGGACGCGGCGGTCATCCAGAACCTCGCCGGCTGGCTGACCACGGTGGTCGGCCGGATCAGCCTCGACGTCCTGCGCTCTCGCCAGACCCGCCCTGAGGCGTCCTACGACGACGGTCTGTCCGAGCTCGTGGTGACGCTCGACGACGGTCCGGTTCCCGAGGACGACGCGGTGCTCGCCGACTCGGTCGGGCTCGCGCTGCTCGTCGTCCTGGAGTCGCTCAGGCCGAGCGAGCGGCTGGCGTTCGTGCTGCACGACCTGTTCGCCGTCCCGTTCGACGAGATCGCCCAGATCCTCGGCAAGTCCACCGCCGCCACCAAGATGCTCGCCGGCCGCGCCCGCAAGAAGGTGCAGGCGACCCGGCGGCCGAACGGCGTCGGCCGCGAGCAGCGCGAGGTGGTCCAGGCCTTCCTGGCAGCGGCTCGCCGCGGCGACTTCGAGGAGTTGCTGCGCGTCCTGGACCCCGATGTGAAGCTGACCGTCGACACCCCCGACGGCGTGGTCGTCGCCCTCGGCGCCACCAAGGTCGCCGCCGGTGCGCAACTGTCCGCCAGTGCGGCCACTCAGGGACGGACGGTGCTCGTCAACGGCCTCCCCGGGGTCGTGTCCTGGCACGAGGACGGCAGCCCGGCCTCGGTCCTCGCCTTCACCGTCACCGACGGCCGCATCACCGACATCTCGGTCGTGATCGACCCGGCCAAGCTGGCGCGGATGGATCTGCCGGATCCGGCGTGA
- a CDS encoding TetR/AcrR family transcriptional regulator: protein MTQAGKPQPTSAARLRRQPQQARSRARVEAILAAADRILSQEGYEALTMRRIAEEAGAPVGSIYQFYPDKSAVVDALGQQYLSAFKTATDELVERAVEGELADPVGTLVDVYAELFRSQPGGSALWAGRHLSPELARADDASNTLIAEGLQRIVEHLTGGPGGERAERATRMVVWAANAVLHEVFKSPGESDLETVDELKRMLHLYWEDLRGRLTSAQR from the coding sequence GTGACGCAAGCAGGGAAGCCGCAGCCGACGTCGGCGGCGCGGCTGCGGAGGCAGCCTCAGCAGGCACGCAGCCGGGCCCGGGTCGAGGCCATCCTCGCGGCGGCCGACCGGATCCTGTCCCAGGAGGGGTACGAGGCGCTGACGATGCGGCGGATCGCCGAGGAGGCGGGCGCGCCGGTCGGCAGCATCTACCAGTTCTACCCCGACAAGAGCGCCGTCGTGGACGCACTCGGCCAGCAGTACCTATCGGCCTTCAAGACCGCCACCGACGAACTCGTGGAGCGTGCCGTCGAGGGCGAACTGGCCGACCCGGTCGGTACGTTGGTCGATGTCTACGCCGAACTCTTCCGGTCCCAGCCGGGCGGCAGCGCGCTGTGGGCCGGACGGCACCTCAGTCCCGAGCTCGCGCGGGCAGACGACGCGAGCAACACGCTCATCGCCGAGGGCCTGCAGCGCATCGTCGAGCACCTGACCGGCGGGCCCGGCGGTGAGCGGGCGGAACGGGCGACGCGGATGGTGGTGTGGGCCGCCAACGCGGTGCTGCACGAGGTCTTCAAGAGTCCCGGTGAGTCTGACCTGGAGACCGTGGACGAGCTCAAGCGGATGCTGCACCTCTACTGGGAGGACCTGCGCGGCCGCCTGACGTCCGCGCAACGGTGA
- a CDS encoding GNAT family N-acetyltransferase translates to MMRELSTPPVLPSGLLSGSPQPVLPAAQGLLLRPWESADAPVFLSAYQDAEIRRWHTRRPLTEARVLEWFDAYRRDWVGEKGGHWAVAHEGGDVLGRIALRGFDFDDGIADISYWVLPAARGRGVATNAMAALSAWALDEIGFYRLYLDHSTRNQASCRVATKSGYLLEGTQRSAAVHDDGRHDMHLHARTRED, encoded by the coding sequence GTGATGCGCGAACTGTCGACGCCGCCCGTACTCCCCTCCGGTCTGCTCTCGGGCTCTCCTCAGCCCGTGCTGCCCGCTGCCCAGGGTCTGCTGCTGCGGCCCTGGGAATCGGCTGACGCCCCGGTGTTCCTGTCCGCCTACCAGGACGCGGAGATTCGCCGCTGGCACACGCGCCGCCCCCTCACCGAGGCCCGCGTCCTGGAGTGGTTCGACGCCTACCGCCGGGACTGGGTTGGTGAGAAGGGCGGCCACTGGGCGGTCGCCCACGAGGGCGGCGACGTACTCGGCCGGATCGCCCTGCGTGGCTTCGATTTCGATGACGGCATCGCCGACATCAGCTACTGGGTGCTCCCGGCCGCCCGCGGCCGGGGTGTGGCGACCAACGCCATGGCAGCACTCTCGGCCTGGGCGCTGGATGAGATCGGCTTCTACCGCCTGTACCTGGACCATTCGACGCGCAACCAGGCCTCCTGCCGGGTCGCCACAAAGTCCGGCTACCTGCTCGAAGGCACCCAGCGCAGTGCCGCCGTGCACGACGACGGTCGGCACGACATGCATCTGCACGCCCGAACCCGGGAGGATTGA
- a CDS encoding GNAT family N-acetyltransferase produces MNDTHGIRIRPGGPADVPAILTMLDAAVVWMNDRGNTEQWGSTPYSQQSGGVERVQRYTTENASYIAELAGTPVGALVLDSGPSPQMPIAPAEEPERYVRLLISDRQHAGLGIGAALLAHATEETRRADVALLRVDCWAGGGGELVAFYERNGFIPTTRFLSGAWPGQVLARRVGRRLGQGSPFARLGGG; encoded by the coding sequence GTGAACGACACCCACGGCATACGCATCAGACCGGGCGGCCCGGCCGACGTACCAGCCATTCTGACCATGCTCGACGCCGCCGTGGTCTGGATGAACGATCGTGGCAACACCGAGCAGTGGGGCTCCACGCCGTATTCACAGCAGTCCGGCGGAGTGGAGCGGGTTCAGCGGTACACGACCGAGAACGCCTCGTACATCGCCGAGTTGGCCGGGACACCCGTCGGAGCACTGGTCCTGGACAGCGGACCCAGCCCGCAGATGCCGATCGCGCCCGCCGAGGAACCCGAACGGTACGTCCGCCTGCTGATCTCCGACCGGCAGCACGCCGGTCTCGGCATCGGGGCGGCGCTGCTGGCCCATGCCACCGAGGAGACCCGACGGGCCGACGTGGCACTGCTGCGGGTCGACTGCTGGGCGGGCGGCGGAGGCGAACTGGTCGCGTTCTACGAGCGCAACGGCTTCATCCCCACCACGCGTTTCCTGTCCGGGGCCTGGCCGGGCCAGGTCCTGGCCCGGCGGGTCGGCCGAAGGCTCGGGCAGGGCAGCCCGTTCGCCCGGCTCGGCGGCGGGTGA
- a CDS encoding carboxymuconolactone decarboxylase family protein — protein sequence MEARMTSAPNPDVTTAIQHLYKAIYAGGVDGSLLGLIHLRASQINACSPCVFASTEAAKKAGETDQRLHHVAAWRDTPFYTDEERAALALTEAATRLQDGAPGVTDEIWDAAADHFTEEQLGAITLEIALTNFFNRINRTVREQAGKTW from the coding sequence ATGGAAGCACGCATGACGAGCGCCCCGAACCCCGACGTGACCACTGCGATCCAGCACCTCTACAAGGCGATTTACGCCGGGGGCGTGGACGGGAGCCTGCTGGGCCTGATCCACCTGCGCGCCAGCCAGATCAACGCCTGCAGCCCGTGCGTCTTCGCCTCGACCGAGGCGGCGAAGAAGGCCGGCGAGACGGACCAGCGGCTGCACCACGTGGCCGCGTGGCGTGACACGCCCTTCTACACCGACGAGGAGCGGGCGGCCCTGGCGCTGACCGAGGCCGCGACCCGGCTCCAGGACGGCGCACCGGGCGTGACCGACGAGATCTGGGACGCCGCCGCGGACCACTTCACCGAGGAGCAACTGGGGGCGATCACCCTGGAGATCGCGCTCACCAACTTCTTCAACCGGATCAACCGCACCGTCCGGGAGCAGGCCGGCAAGACCTGGTGA
- a CDS encoding ornithine carbamoyltransferase, with translation MRNLISLTDLNSAELDYLVARAVRFGREGARTKTLTDRCVGIYFSKSSTRTRTSFWAGATRLGAHTIAYGPDDLQLVTGETLQDTARVMAEYLDGLVVRTNGPIEEMRGLGSAADLSVVNALSEGEHPTQAIADLTTVAEEFGTLAGRHVLCVGEGNSSAAALAYAAALTPGLRLTLLCPAGYEVPDDVLETAEQLGGGRAQVTQHTGIDQVTGTVDAVYTSRWQTMGVPKADADWLRSFDGFRIDEEFLAKVASPHTVFLHDLPAVRGQEVTDDVLDGARSRAWRQAHHKMSAAMSVLEWCVTGREYEH, from the coding sequence ATGCGCAATCTGATCTCGCTCACCGATCTGAACTCCGCCGAGCTCGACTACCTCGTCGCGCGCGCCGTCCGCTTCGGCCGCGAAGGCGCCCGCACCAAGACCCTCACGGACCGCTGTGTCGGCATCTACTTCAGCAAGTCCTCCACCCGCACCCGTACGTCGTTCTGGGCCGGTGCCACCCGGCTCGGCGCGCACACCATCGCGTACGGCCCCGACGACCTCCAGCTCGTCACCGGGGAGACGCTCCAGGACACTGCCCGCGTCATGGCGGAGTACCTCGACGGGCTCGTCGTACGGACCAACGGGCCCATCGAGGAGATGCGCGGCCTCGGCTCCGCCGCCGACCTGTCCGTCGTCAACGCGCTGAGCGAGGGCGAGCACCCCACCCAGGCCATCGCCGATCTGACCACGGTCGCCGAGGAGTTCGGCACCCTCGCCGGGCGGCACGTCCTGTGCGTCGGCGAGGGCAACAGCTCGGCCGCGGCCCTCGCGTACGCCGCCGCCCTCACCCCGGGACTGCGGCTCACCCTGCTGTGCCCGGCCGGCTACGAAGTCCCCGACGACGTCCTCGAGACGGCCGAGCAACTGGGCGGCGGCCGCGCCCAGGTGACGCAGCACACCGGCATCGACCAGGTCACCGGGACCGTGGACGCGGTCTACACCAGCCGCTGGCAGACCATGGGCGTGCCGAAGGCGGACGCCGACTGGCTCAGGTCGTTCGACGGTTTCCGCATCGACGAGGAATTCCTCGCCAAGGTCGCCTCCCCGCACACCGTGTTCCTGCACGACCTGCCCGCGGTGCGCGGCCAGGAGGTCACCGACGACGTGCTCGACGGGGCCCGCAGCCGCGCGTGGCGGCAGGCGCATCACAAGATGTCGGCGGCGATGTCCGTGCTGGAGTGGTGCGTCACGGGTCGGGAGTACGAGCACTGA
- a CDS encoding M20/M25/M40 family metallo-hydrolase, with protein MSPPSAASRASDASAATIASVVDAVADAMPWARTALAELVAFRSVADPARLPVADCEAAADWVANALRATGFDEVALLDTPDGTRSVYGFLPGPPDSPTVLLYAHYDVQPPLDEAAWHSPPFELTERADGRWYGRGTADCKGGVLMHLLALRALRATTGVPVNVKVIVEGSEEQATGGLERYAKDHPELLRADTVVIADTGNVRAGLPTVVASLRGAVLARIEVRTLRGDLHSGQFGGAAPDALAALIRALASLHDESGATVIDGLPNTGQWNGSPYDEEAFRHDAQVLDDVSLIGAGEISDRLWARPSVTVMGIDCPAVNGATPAVQARARAMVCLRIPAGTTAGTAGELLTAHLRSHVPWGARVAVEVVGHGQPFTADTGTAAHAAMARAMETAYDGERLRVAGLGGSIPLCSALAELYPQAEILLTGLGEPEARVHAVNESVDPGELRRMAAAEALFLLFSAEGVRGGEAQLEATVVRTASARATPKASEPTALGCSGNASRVETAPST; from the coding sequence GTGTCCCCTCCATCCGCCGCTTCCCGTGCATCGGACGCGTCTGCCGCCACCATCGCCTCCGTCGTCGACGCCGTCGCCGACGCGATGCCCTGGGCCCGTACCGCACTGGCCGAGCTCGTCGCCTTCCGGTCGGTGGCGGATCCCGCGCGCCTCCCCGTGGCCGACTGCGAGGCGGCGGCCGACTGGGTGGCCAACGCGCTGCGCGCCACGGGCTTCGACGAGGTGGCACTGCTCGACACTCCGGACGGCACGCGCTCGGTGTACGGCTTCCTGCCGGGCCCGCCCGACTCCCCCACCGTGCTGCTGTACGCGCACTACGACGTGCAGCCGCCGCTGGACGAAGCGGCCTGGCACTCCCCGCCGTTCGAACTGACCGAGCGCGCGGACGGGCGCTGGTACGGCCGCGGAACGGCGGACTGCAAGGGCGGCGTCCTGATGCATCTGCTGGCGCTGCGCGCCCTGCGGGCCACGACCGGCGTGCCGGTGAACGTCAAGGTGATCGTGGAGGGCTCGGAGGAGCAGGCCACCGGCGGGCTCGAGCGGTACGCCAAGGACCACCCCGAACTGCTGCGCGCCGACACGGTCGTCATCGCCGACACCGGCAACGTACGCGCCGGACTGCCGACCGTGGTCGCCTCGCTCCGCGGCGCGGTCCTGGCCCGGATCGAGGTGCGGACCCTTCGGGGCGACCTCCACTCGGGCCAGTTCGGCGGGGCCGCGCCCGACGCGCTCGCAGCCCTCATCCGTGCGCTGGCCTCACTGCACGACGAGTCGGGCGCCACGGTCATCGACGGCCTGCCCAACACGGGGCAATGGAACGGAAGTCCGTACGACGAAGAGGCCTTCCGGCACGACGCGCAGGTCCTCGACGACGTGTCCCTGATCGGCGCCGGCGAAATCTCCGACCGCCTGTGGGCCCGTCCTTCGGTCACCGTCATGGGCATTGACTGCCCGGCGGTGAACGGCGCCACCCCGGCCGTTCAGGCACGGGCGCGCGCCATGGTGTGCCTGCGGATCCCGGCCGGCACGACGGCCGGGACGGCGGGCGAACTGCTCACCGCCCATCTGAGGTCGCACGTGCCCTGGGGGGCGCGGGTGGCAGTGGAAGTGGTGGGACACGGACAGCCGTTCACGGCGGACACCGGCACCGCCGCCCATGCGGCGATGGCGCGGGCCATGGAGACGGCGTACGACGGTGAACGGCTGCGGGTGGCGGGGCTCGGCGGCTCGATCCCGCTGTGCTCGGCCCTGGCCGAGCTGTATCCGCAGGCCGAGATCCTCCTGACCGGTCTGGGCGAGCCCGAGGCCCGGGTGCACGCGGTGAACGAGAGCGTGGATCCCGGCGAGTTGCGCCGGATGGCGGCGGCGGAGGCGCTGTTCCTGCTGTTCAGCGCGGAAGGCGTGAGGGGCGGCGAGGCTCAGCTCGAAGCAACAGTCGTTCGCACGGCGTCGGCCAGGGCCACCCCGAAAGCCTCGGAGCCCACGGCGTTGGGGTGCAGCGGGAACGCGTCGCGGGTGGAGACTGCCCCCTCGACATAG
- a CDS encoding helix-turn-helix domain-containing protein produces MPHQTPLAGLLSGADTRAAQPDPQTGTSAHTDEQRLSRLLKEARIRSGLTQEQLAGLSTVSVRAIRDLELGRVQRPRKDTVRLLADAMRLSGPRRAALEMSTGSRSVADALKKVYNTEPAAPPVATGPFVGRGPHLRAVTELLGTERERFVSIVGGMGVGKTRLALEATRVLHRRHQTPIVWVPMGGSVNAIEGRSQQMLADWVRELVNDCGPFAEIPRVIDGKPTLLVLDGLEKTDSVKSALLQLLHSSSRLSILVTTREPELGLAGRVLPLAPLALPADCEPADVPEQPALHLMMSYLRYLRPEILPTESVVATMSRVCQALDGVPLALESAATWLSVYAPHQLLEAARRSPVMLTEPVSDPGSALGLRRSLEHTIARMSPQHGALLRTLAAYEGAWTVDTVARRTPGNAAEVGRGVHALLLRGLICPVGAEESRADAVSRFSVLNLVKHLVAAERRDRAPVPARVPAAVSSAASVERVATPICAI; encoded by the coding sequence ATGCCTCATCAGACGCCCCTTGCCGGTCTCCTGAGCGGAGCGGACACTCGCGCCGCTCAGCCGGATCCGCAGACCGGGACAAGTGCCCACACAGACGAGCAGCGACTGAGCCGGCTGCTCAAGGAAGCCCGAATCAGGTCCGGACTGACCCAGGAACAGCTGGCCGGCCTCTCCACCGTCAGCGTACGGGCCATCCGCGACCTCGAACTCGGCCGCGTGCAGCGGCCCCGCAAGGACACCGTCCGGTTGCTCGCCGACGCGATGCGGCTCAGCGGCCCGCGCCGCGCCGCCCTGGAGATGTCCACCGGCAGCCGGTCCGTCGCCGACGCGCTCAAGAAGGTGTACAACACCGAACCGGCCGCACCCCCGGTGGCGACAGGACCGTTCGTCGGCCGCGGCCCGCACCTGCGCGCGGTCACCGAACTGCTCGGCACCGAGCGCGAGCGGTTCGTCAGCATCGTCGGCGGCATGGGCGTCGGCAAGACCCGGCTCGCGCTGGAAGCCACCCGGGTCCTGCACCGCAGGCACCAGACACCCATCGTGTGGGTGCCCATGGGCGGCTCGGTCAACGCGATCGAGGGCCGCTCCCAGCAGATGCTCGCCGACTGGGTGCGCGAACTGGTCAACGACTGCGGGCCGTTCGCCGAGATCCCCCGGGTCATCGACGGCAAGCCCACGCTGCTCGTCCTCGACGGCCTGGAGAAGACCGACTCCGTCAAGTCCGCGCTGCTGCAACTCCTGCACAGCAGCTCACGGTTGAGCATCCTCGTCACCACCCGGGAGCCCGAACTGGGCCTCGCCGGGCGGGTCTTACCGCTCGCCCCGCTCGCCCTTCCCGCCGACTGCGAACCGGCCGACGTTCCCGAACAGCCCGCGCTGCACCTGATGATGTCGTACCTGCGCTACCTGCGGCCCGAGATCCTGCCCACCGAATCCGTCGTGGCCACCATGTCCCGCGTCTGCCAGGCCCTCGACGGAGTGCCCCTGGCACTCGAGTCGGCCGCCACCTGGCTCTCCGTCTACGCCCCGCACCAGTTGCTCGAGGCCGCCCGGCGTTCCCCGGTGATGCTCACCGAGCCGGTCTCCGACCCGGGCTCCGCCCTGGGGCTGCGCCGCTCCCTGGAACACACCATCGCCCGGATGTCCCCGCAGCACGGCGCCCTGCTGCGCACCCTCGCCGCTTACGAGGGCGCCTGGACCGTCGACACCGTCGCGCGCCGCACGCCGGGGAATGCGGCCGAGGTGGGGCGCGGGGTGCACGCGCTGCTGCTGCGCGGACTGATCTGTCCGGTCGGTGCCGAGGAGTCGCGGGCCGACGCGGTGAGCCGCTTCAGCGTCCTCAACCTGGTCAAGCACCTGGTGGCGGCGGAGCGCCGGGACCGCGCGCCGGTCCCCGCGCGGGTGCCCGCCGCCGTCTCCTCCGCCGCATCCGTAGAAAGGGTCGCGACCCCGATATGCGCAATCTGA
- a CDS encoding DUF885 domain-containing protein — protein MSEPRNASPQPRQIADDHVDALIELDPIMGTHLGDGASHARLPDFSPAGQEELADLFRSTLRRLPPAGTESPDERNCARLLRERLTAELAMIETGEQLRAVSNIFSPVPQIRTVLTVTPTGTDEDWLALAGRLRAVPESLAGYRAALAEGLVRNLPGGPRQVAALIRQLDDSIGEKGGWFADLVAPGPEALRTELAGAAGVATDALVHLRDWLRDAYAPAVEGAANVVGEERYVRSARYFNGIELDLAEAYDYGWSEFHRLLSEMRVEAAKILPGSENPWAVLEHLETHGHAVDGTEAVQRWLQDLMDEAIEKLDGTHFDMAERVKRVESCIAPAGASPAPYYTSPSLDFTRPGRTWLPTAGRTRFPTYELVSTWYHEGVPGHHLQLAQWAHLAGSLSRFQTGVGMVSANAEGWALYAERLMDELGFLGNPEHRLGYLDAQMMRAVRVVIDIGMHLELEIPAHSPFRPGERWNPDLAEEFFGLHSGRPAAFIRNELIRYQSVPGQAIGYKLGERAWLRGRDAARKAGGSAFDLKRWHMAALSQGSLGLDDLEAELAVL, from the coding sequence ATGTCAGAGCCCAGGAACGCTTCCCCCCAGCCGCGGCAGATCGCGGACGACCACGTGGACGCCCTGATCGAACTGGACCCGATCATGGGAACCCACCTCGGTGACGGCGCCAGCCACGCCAGGCTCCCCGACTTCTCCCCTGCGGGACAGGAAGAACTGGCGGACCTGTTCCGGTCCACCCTGCGCCGACTGCCGCCGGCCGGGACCGAGTCGCCGGACGAGCGGAACTGCGCCCGGCTGCTGCGCGAACGGCTCACCGCCGAACTGGCGATGATCGAGACGGGCGAGCAGCTGCGCGCGGTCTCCAACATCTTCTCGCCCGTGCCGCAGATACGTACGGTCCTCACCGTCACCCCCACCGGGACCGACGAGGACTGGCTGGCCCTGGCCGGGCGGCTGCGGGCCGTTCCCGAATCCCTGGCCGGATACCGGGCGGCGCTCGCCGAAGGTCTGGTCCGGAATCTGCCCGGCGGTCCGCGTCAAGTTGCCGCACTCATCCGCCAGTTGGACGACTCCATCGGTGAGAAGGGCGGCTGGTTCGCCGACCTCGTGGCCCCCGGACCCGAGGCCCTGCGTACCGAACTGGCCGGCGCGGCAGGGGTTGCCACCGACGCGTTGGTCCACCTGCGCGACTGGCTGCGTGACGCGTACGCCCCCGCCGTCGAGGGAGCCGCGAACGTCGTCGGTGAGGAGCGCTACGTCCGCTCGGCCCGCTACTTCAACGGGATCGAGCTCGACCTGGCCGAGGCCTACGACTACGGCTGGTCCGAATTCCACCGGCTGCTGTCCGAGATGCGCGTCGAGGCCGCGAAGATCCTGCCGGGATCCGAGAATCCCTGGGCGGTGCTGGAGCACCTGGAGACCCACGGCCACGCCGTCGACGGGACCGAGGCGGTGCAGCGCTGGCTGCAGGACCTCATGGACGAGGCGATCGAGAAGCTCGACGGAACGCACTTCGACATGGCCGAGCGGGTCAAGCGCGTCGAGTCCTGCATCGCCCCGGCCGGCGCCAGCCCGGCGCCGTACTACACCTCGCCGTCACTGGACTTCACCCGGCCCGGACGCACCTGGCTGCCCACGGCGGGCCGCACCCGCTTCCCCACGTACGAACTGGTCTCGACCTGGTACCACGAGGGCGTTCCCGGACACCATCTCCAACTCGCCCAGTGGGCGCACCTGGCCGGGTCGCTGTCCCGCTTCCAGACGGGGGTGGGCATGGTCAGTGCCAACGCCGAGGGTTGGGCGCTGTACGCCGAACGTCTCATGGACGAGTTGGGCTTCCTGGGCAACCCGGAGCACCGCCTCGGGTATCTCGACGCGCAGATGATGCGTGCCGTACGCGTGGTGATCGACATCGGGATGCACCTGGAGCTGGAGATCCCCGCCCACTCGCCGTTCCGTCCGGGGGAGCGCTGGAACCCTGACCTGGCAGAGGAATTCTTCGGCCTGCACAGCGGCCGGCCCGCGGCCTTCATCCGCAACGAGCTGATCCGCTACCAGAGCGTGCCCGGCCAGGCCATCGGCTACAAGCTCGGCGAGCGGGCCTGGCTGCGCGGCCGCGACGCCGCCCGCAAGGCAGGCGGCAGCGCCTTCGACCTCAAGCGGTGGCACATGGCGGCCCTGTCCCAGGGATCCCTCGGCCTGGACGACCTGGAGGCGGAACTGGCCGTTCTCTAG